A genomic stretch from Heliangelus exortis chromosome 23, bHelExo1.hap1, whole genome shotgun sequence includes:
- the LOC139806879 gene encoding forkhead box protein E3-like, translating to MGDADPGEAAGDPAAEGLQKPPYSYVALIAMAIRDSPEQRLPLSGIYAYISGRFPYYRGGAQGWRNSVRHNLSLNPCFRRLPRRPGPSAPRRGADWALDPAFHDMFPGGDYRRRRRRCPRRPPAPPPPAPLSATPPPPPAVAVPWSLPLPPPPLPGCSHGPCPDLALSRGCCCPELPGWAPTSFLGSLAWQLPGGTGTGAASRPAELELGVPGELGTKLPSVFP from the coding sequence ATGGGGGACGCGGACCCCGGGGAGGCGGCGGGCGACCCGGCGGCGGAGGGGCTGCAGAAGCCACCTTATTCCTACGTGGCTCTGATCGCCATGGCCATCCGCGACAGCCCCGAGCAGCGGCTGCCCCTCAGCGGTATCTACGCCTACATCTCCGGCCGCTTTCCCTACTATCGCGGCGGTGCCCAGGGCTGGCGGAACAGCGTCCGGCACAACCTCAGCCTCAACCCCTGCTTCCGCCGCCTCCCCCGCCGACCCGGGCCCTCTGCCCCCCGCCGCGGCGCCGATTGGGCGCTGGACCCCGCCTTCCACGACATGTTCCCGGGGGGTGACTatcgccgccgccgccgccgctgtcCCCGCCGACCCCCGGCCCctccgccgcccgccccgctcTCTGCCACCCCCCCGCCTCCTCCCGCAGTCGCCGTCCCTTGGTCGCTGCCGCTGCCTCCGCCGCCGCTTCCCGGCTGCTCGCACGGGCCCTGCCCAGACCTGGCGCTGTCCCGGGGGTGCTGCTGCCCCGAGCTGCCGGGCTGggctcccacctccttcctAGGGTCGCTCgcctggcagctgcctggcGGAACCGGGACCGGGGCGGCTTCGCGCCCCGCCGAGCTGGAGCTCGGGGTCCCCGGTGAGCTGGGGACGAAGCTGCCCTCCGTCTTCCCGTGA